A genomic region of Magnolia sinica isolate HGM2019 chromosome 6, MsV1, whole genome shotgun sequence contains the following coding sequences:
- the LOC131248089 gene encoding large ribosomal subunit protein eL43z isoform X1: MQTKRTKKAGIVGKYGTRYGASLRKQIKKMEVSQHAKYFCEFCGKYAVKRKAVGIWGCKDCGKVKAGGAYTLNTASAVTVRSTIRRLREQTEG, encoded by the exons ATGCAGACCAAGCGTACAAAGAAGGCCGGAATTGTCGGCAAGTATG GTACAAGATATGGTGCCAGCTTGAGGAAGCAGATCAAAAAGATGGAAGTGAGTCAGCATGCAAAATACTTCTGTGAGTTCTGTGGGAAG TATGCGGTTAAGAGGAAGGCTGTTGGGATATGGGGTTGCAAGGACTGTGGCAAAGTGAAAGCAGGAGGGGCTTACACCTTAAA TACTGCAAGTGCTGTAACTGTGAGGAGCACAATCCGACGGCTGAGGGAGCAGACTGAGGGTTGA
- the LOC131248089 gene encoding large ribosomal subunit protein eL43z isoform X2, whose translation MTKRTKKAGIVGKYGTRYGASLRKQIKKMEVSQHAKYFCEFCGKYAVKRKAVGIWGCKDCGKVKAGGAYTLNTASAVTVRSTIRRLREQTEG comes from the exons ATG ACCAAGCGTACAAAGAAGGCCGGAATTGTCGGCAAGTATG GTACAAGATATGGTGCCAGCTTGAGGAAGCAGATCAAAAAGATGGAAGTGAGTCAGCATGCAAAATACTTCTGTGAGTTCTGTGGGAAG TATGCGGTTAAGAGGAAGGCTGTTGGGATATGGGGTTGCAAGGACTGTGGCAAAGTGAAAGCAGGAGGGGCTTACACCTTAAA TACTGCAAGTGCTGTAACTGTGAGGAGCACAATCCGACGGCTGAGGGAGCAGACTGAGGGTTGA